The genomic stretch AGGTTGGCGGACACACTCTGGTTTTTAAACAGGCCCAGTTCATACGTAAATCCCGGACTCAGCAAGTTCAGTTTAAACTGATGCCGCTCCAAATGGGCCAAATCAAATGTTCCGCCCCGCTCTTGCCATTGGGCTTGCACAAAAGTCGACACTGAACAAAGCAAAATAAGAACATATGTATTTTTCATGGTTGATGGTTTGTATCGATAAATCTAAAAAGGAACCATGGTTTAATAGTATATTTGTGCAAACTTTAAGAAATGGATATCACCAAAATCCCACAGATAAAACACACGGACAGCGATAATTTTTTCCTATTGGCAGGTCCTTGCGCCATTGAAGGCGAGGATATGGCCATGCGTATTGCGGAAAAGGTCACCGCCATTACGGACAAACTGAACATCCCCTATGTGTTTAAGGGAAGTTTTAAAAAAGCGAACCGTAGCCGTATTGATTCATTCACTGGAATTGGAGATGAAAAGGCCCTTAAAATTCTAAAAAAGGTTTCCGATACATTTGGAGTTCCGACCATTACCGATATCCATGAAATATCTGATGCTGCCATGGCTGCCGAATATGTGGATGTGCTTCAAATACCAGCTTTTTTGGTGAGACAGACCGATTTGGTCATAGCTGCTGCAGAAACGGGCAAAGTCGTCAACTTAAAGAAAGGGCAGTTTATGAGCCCTGAAAGTATGAAACATGCGGTAAGCAAGGTAACCGATACTGGAAATGGACAAGTGTGGATCACTGATCGTGGAACCATGTTCGGTTATCAGGATATGATCGTGGATTTCCGTGGTATCCCTACCATGAAACAATATGCACCAGTGGTACTGGATGTGACCCATTCCCTTCAACAGCCCAACCAATCTTCCGGAGTTACGGGCGGTCGTCCCGCATTGATTGGAACCATGTCCCGAGCAGGAATTGCTGCCGGTGTCGATGGACTTTTTATGGAAACCCATTTTGACCCCTCCAATGCTAAAAGTGATGGCGCCAATATGTTGGATTTAAGTTTATTGGAAAAACTTTTGACCGATTTGACTGCAATCAGAAAAACCATCAATTCCCTGTAAATTCTTTGTAAACTACAATTTTAACAAAATCAATCTTTTGATTTAAAACCAATTACAATTAAATTTTAGTTTTATTTATAATTAGTCTAAATATTTTTTGCCGGATTGAATGTTGGAACATACATTTGCAATCGAAATTTATTTAGATTAATTACAAATAACTAATGAAAAATATACTACTCATCCTCAGCCTAGCTGTCTTTTCTTTTTCGCAAGCCCAAACAGGAAGTTTGGAAGGAAAAGTGACAGACCAAAGAAACAGCCCCCTACCCGACGTAAACATCATGCTATCCAACACCAGTTTGGGTGCCACATCCGATAGTTCGGGATCCTATAAAATCGACGACCTTGCAGCTGGCTCCTACACCCTTACCTTTTCTATGGTGGGTTATGGTATGCAAACTAAGACCATCACTATTAACGCCGGACAAACCACACAGGTTCCAACGGTTAAAATGATGGAAAAACAAGAACAACTTAACGAAGTGATTGTTGAAGGCCATCAAAATAAATATTTAGAAAAAGAACCTTCAACATCGCTAAGGCTAAAAACCGAATTGGTGAAACTACCGCAAAATGTACAGGTCATAAGCAATGAACTGCTCAAGGACCAACAGGTTACCACCATAATGGACGGACTTACCCGAAACGTGAGCGGTGTGACCATGCTGGAGCACTGGGGTCAATTTGCCAGGATCAATATGCGCGGTTTCCGTTTACCAGCCTTCAGGAACGGGGTAAACGTTCAGGACAGTTGGGGGCCTTTGGCCGAAGATATGAACACAGTGGAACGCATTGAGTTTGTAAAAGGCCCTGCCGGATTTATGATGTCCGCTGGCGAGCCCGGTGGTTTTTATAACGTAGTCACCAAAAAACCTACGGAAGAATTTGTCGCCAATGCCTCTTTTACGGCAGGAAGCTTTGATTTTTATCGCGGTACCATTGATGTGGGCGGTAAAGCCTCCGAAAATGGAAAGTTGCTCTATCGTTTTAATGCCATGTATCAAACTACCGACACCCACCGAGGAAACGAAAAGACGGATAGGTTTGGCATTGCCCCCGCCCTAACTTACAAGTTTAGCGATAAAACTTCCGTTACAGCAGAGATGAACCTACAGGATGCCGAATCCTTCTTGGGATCTGCCTATATTTTTGCGCCTGTGGAAGACGGATACGCGAGCCTGCCCCGTGATTTCAACTTTGTTGATACCAATTACCCCAAAACCGACATTCAAGAAGTTACCTTCTTTTTAAATGCCAAGCACGAATTCTCCGATAACTGGAGCGTTGAAGGTCAAATGGCATACCTAAGATATGATCAAGTTGGGAACTCCGCATGGATTGGAGGACTTGATAGCGATACCGGAGATGTGGTTAGGACCATATCCCAGTGGGATGCACTATCCGTAGGTAAATATGCCCAGTTATATATCAATGGAGCCTTCAATACCGGCGCTGTTTCCCATAAAATATTGGGAGGCTTCGATTTCAGCGACAAATCCTATTGGGCCGATTTCTCG from Flagellimonas oceani encodes the following:
- the kdsA gene encoding 3-deoxy-8-phosphooctulonate synthase; the protein is MDITKIPQIKHTDSDNFFLLAGPCAIEGEDMAMRIAEKVTAITDKLNIPYVFKGSFKKANRSRIDSFTGIGDEKALKILKKVSDTFGVPTITDIHEISDAAMAAEYVDVLQIPAFLVRQTDLVIAAAETGKVVNLKKGQFMSPESMKHAVSKVTDTGNGQVWITDRGTMFGYQDMIVDFRGIPTMKQYAPVVLDVTHSLQQPNQSSGVTGGRPALIGTMSRAGIAAGVDGLFMETHFDPSNAKSDGANMLDLSLLEKLLTDLTAIRKTINSL
- a CDS encoding TonB-dependent receptor; amino-acid sequence: MKNILLILSLAVFSFSQAQTGSLEGKVTDQRNSPLPDVNIMLSNTSLGATSDSSGSYKIDDLAAGSYTLTFSMVGYGMQTKTITINAGQTTQVPTVKMMEKQEQLNEVIVEGHQNKYLEKEPSTSLRLKTELVKLPQNVQVISNELLKDQQVTTIMDGLTRNVSGVTMLEHWGQFARINMRGFRLPAFRNGVNVQDSWGPLAEDMNTVERIEFVKGPAGFMMSAGEPGGFYNVVTKKPTEEFVANASFTAGSFDFYRGTIDVGGKASENGKLLYRFNAMYQTTDTHRGNEKTDRFGIAPALTYKFSDKTSVTAEMNLQDAESFLGSAYIFAPVEDGYASLPRDFNFVDTNYPKTDIQEVTFFLNAKHEFSDNWSVEGQMAYLRYDQVGNSAWIGGLDSDTGDVVRTISQWDALSVGKYAQLYINGAFNTGAVSHKILGGFDFSDKSYWADFSVTLPVDTAAPFNIYNPQYGVTIPEFDRSVNVQYRNGGTPYSANTLRGYYLQDEIGFLEDKIRLTLAGRYTNLYTQGKTENDDVFTPRVGLSVDILPDLTVYGLYDQSFLPQAGMSVDMEPLNDPVDANDIEGGIKKIFFDGRLRTSLGVYQITKENILTTDPSNPNFSMYLGEVQSKGIEFDLQGEITPELNVVLNYANTKVEVTEDPNPDIVGTRVAGHAKHVTNGWLNYNFAQTSSLNGFGVSLGYQYQVDRSTWAWAADNQSDLPDYFRMDGALSWRNSNFRVQLNINNILDEYLYSGANYGSYLYWQSEPGINGRLTVAYSF